The following are encoded together in the Vigna angularis cultivar LongXiaoDou No.4 chromosome 9, ASM1680809v1, whole genome shotgun sequence genome:
- the LOC108320512 gene encoding stem 31 kDa glycoprotein, translated as MNTKLCVLFVLAFVTWPCQGSDYQVFPLRMKTGYNEQYPTEVSCASWRLGVEANNLVKWKTVPAPCQEHVADYLLGDQYRSDSKTVCREAYFYAKTLNITQKDIFVFDVDDTALSNLQYFANHGFGVEEHNATAFKIWVSYGEAFALPETLKLYNKLLALGIKVVFITERPLDLKDVTVSNLQNVGFYKWDKLIARDPSIYSGKLSNAFKSSERTKLAEEGFRIVGNIGDQWSDILGDKRGFRTFKLPNPLYYD; from the exons ATGAATACGAAGTTGTGTGTTCTGTTTGTTTTAGCTTTTGTAACATGGCCATGCCAAGGCTCAGACTACCAAGTGTTCCCTCTCCGAATGAAAACTGGCTACAATGAGCAATACCCAACAGAGGTATCATGCGCAAGTTGGAGACTTGGCGTGGAGGCAAACAACCTCGTCAAATGGAAAACTGTCCCTGCCCCATGCCAAGAACACGTAGCAGACTATCTTCTTGGCGACCAATACAGATCAGACTCCAAAACCGTTTGCCGTGAGGCTTACTTTTACGCTAAAACTCTCAATATCACTCAAAAAGACATCTTTGTCTTTGATGTCGACGACACTGCACTTTCAAATCTTCAATATTTTGCTAACCATGGTTTTGG GGTGGAAGAACATAATGCTACGGCTTTCAAGATCTGGGTTTCCTATGGTGAGGCATTTGCACTGCCCGAGACTCTTAAACTCTACAACAAACTGTTGGCTCTTGGGATCAAAGTTGTGTTCATCACAGAAAGACCACTGGATCTGAAGGATGTCACTGTTTCAAACTTGCAGAATGTTGGATTCTACAAATGGGACAAGCTAATTGCCAG GGATCCATCCATATACTCTGGGAAATTATCGAATGCTTTTAAATCTTCTGAGAGAACGAAGCTGGCAGAAGAGGGATTCAGAATCGTTGGAAATATTGGAGACCAATGGAGTGATATTTTGGGAGATAAAAGAGGGTTTAGGACCTTTAAGCTGCCAAATCCCTTGTACTATGATTGA
- the LOC108320529 gene encoding stem 28 kDa glycoprotein, producing the protein MKVLVLFVATVLVACHASDYQMYPLRLKTSHVGQYSTEVLCASWRLGVEANNLIKWKTVPEACQEFVADYVLGNQYRSDSKTVCREVYFYAKTLNITDKDVFVFDVDETLLCNLQYYSKHGFGVERFNATAFANWVAEGEAYALPETLVLYDKLMSLGIKVVFLTERLVSQRAITVANLKDVGFDKWEKLILKDPAAYTGKSTLTYKATERRKLEESGYRIIGNVGDQWTDLMGSYRGLRTFKLPNPMYYIG; encoded by the exons ATGAAGGTGCTTGTTCTGTTCGTTGCTACAGTTTTGGTAGCATGCCATGCCTCAGACTACCAAATGTACCCTCTCCGATTGAAAACTAGCCATGTTGGGCAGTACTCCACGGAGGTTTTATGCGCAAGTTGGAGGCTCGGCGTGGAAGCAAACAACctcatcaaatggaaaactgtCCCAGAAGCATGCCAAGAGTTCGTAGCGGACTATGTTCTAGGCAACCAATATAGATCAGACTCCAAAACTGTTTGTCGTGAAGTTTATTTTTACGCCAAAACACTTAATATAACTGACAAAGACGTCTTTGTGTTCGACGTAGACGAGACTTTGCTCTGTAATCTCCAATATTATTCCAAGCATGGATTTGG GGTGGAGCGATTTAATGCTACAGCGTTTGCAAACTGGGTTGCTGAAGGAGAAGCATACGCACTACCCGAGACTCTTGTGCTGTACGACAAACTTATGTCTCTGGGCATCAAGGTTGTCTTCTTAACCGAAAGATTAGTATCTCAGAGAGCTATAACTGTTGCCAACTTAAAGGATGTTGGATTTGACAAATGGGAAAAGCTGATTCTGAA GGATCCAGCTGCATATACTGGGAAATCAACACTTACATACAAAGCAACTGAGAGAAGGAAGCTGGAGGAAAGTGGTTACAGAATCATTGGAAATGTTGGAGACCAATGGACAGATTTGATGGGAAGTTACAGAGGTTTAAGGACCTTTAAGCTGCCTAATCCCATGTACTACATTGGTTGA
- the LOC108320642 gene encoding uncharacterized protein LOC108320642 has translation MFCFLSAPFHNTLHSLCSLTKTKPTLMISLLPCNTFLQTTSLFNPSKLPSTTQTQACFIPQSKTLHRRTRVKCSAGENQGDKRAFLSMEEAGLVEISGLSTHERFLCRLTISSLNLLRVISEQEGCPIEELNAAKVCDWFLKDKLKREQNIGSAVLQWDDSEFQF, from the exons ATGTTCTGTTTCCTTTCTGCACCTTTCCACAACACTCTTCATTCTCTCTGTTCTCTCACAAAAACCAAACCAACACTAATGATTTCACTACTACCCTGTAACACTTTTCTTCAAACAACCTCTCTCTTCAACCCTTCAAAGCTTCCAAGCACTACCCAAACTCAAGCATGCTTCATTCCACAAAGCAAAACACTGCACAGAAGAACACGAGTGAAATGCAGTGCAGGAGAAAACCAGGGTGATAAACGGGCGTTTTTGTCAATGGAAGAAGCTGGTTTGGTCGAGATATCAGGCTTGAGTACACATGAACGATTTCTATGCCGTTTAACG ATATCATCCCTGAACTTGCTGAGAGTGATATCGGAGCAAGAAGGGTGTCCAATCGAGGAGCTCAATGCAGCCAAGGTTTGTGATTGGTTCCTCAAAGATAAGCTCAAAAGAGAACAGAACATAGGCTCTGCGGTTCTTCAATGGGATGATTCCGAGttccaattttaa
- the LOC108320641 gene encoding mitochondrial-processing peptidase subunit alpha, with product MYRAAASSFRRHLKGHGSKLGSTRSSTSTAVAARTSQGGLFSWLIGERSSSLPSLDIPLGGVVLPDPLPDSVEQSKTKITTLSNGLKIASETSPNPAASIGLYLDCGSIYETPFSSGASHLLERMAFKSTTNRSHFRIVREVEAIGGNIGASASREQMGYTFDALKTYVPQMVELLVDCVRNPAFLDWEVNEELRKVKAELGELSNNPQGLLLEAIHSAGYSGALAYPLLAPEAALNRLDGPSLEEFVAENYTAPRMVLAAAGVEHKELVSIAEPLLSDLPNVPRPDEPKSVYVGGDFRRHGESGGTHVALAFEVPGGWHKEKDAIVLTVLQMLMGGGGSFSAGGPGKGMHSRLYLRVLNEYQQIQSFSAFNSIFNNTGLFGIYASTSPDFAPKAVDIAAKELIAIASPGQVTQVQLDRAKKSTKSAVLMNLESRMIASEDIGRQILTYGERKPLEQFLKAVDEITLNDITKISQKIISSPLTMASYGDVLSVPSYESVNRKFHAK from the exons ATGTACAGAGCAGCAGCTTCTTCGTTCAGAAGGCATCTCAAG GGCCATGGAAGCAAGTTGGGATCCACTAGGTCTTCCACTTCAACCGCTGTAGCTGCAAGGACTTCCCAAGGTGGTTTGTTTAGCTGGCTTATTGGGGAGCGTTCTAGTTCTCTTCCTTCTCTGGATATACCCCTCGGTGGTGTTGTTCTCCCAGATCCACTTCCAGATTCTGTTGAACAAAGCAAGACCAAGATCACAACTCTTTCCAATGGACTTAAAATAGCATCAGAGACCTCGCCT AACCCTGCAGCTTCAATTGGGTTATATCTTGACTGTGGTTCCATCTATGAGACACCATTCTCAAGCGGAGCTTCACACTTGCTGGAGCGAATGGCTTTCAAAAGCACAACAAACCGTAGTCACTTTCGTATTGTAAGGGAAGTAGAAGCAATTGGTGGTAATATAGGAGCATCAGCCTCGCGGGAGCAAATGGGATATACATTTGATGCCTTGAAAACCTATGTTCCACAAATGGTGGAACTATTGGTTGACTGTGTAAGGAACCCTGCATTCTTGGACTGGGAGGTCAATGAAgag CTTCGGAAGGTGAAAGCAGAGCTTGGAGAACTGTCCAACAATCCTCAGGGCTTGCTTTTGGAAGCAATTCACTCTGCTGGTTATTCTGGTGCATTGGCTTATCCTCTCTTGGCTCCTGAAGCAGCATTGAACAGATTGGATGGCCCCAGTTTGGAGGAATTTGTTGCT GAGAATTACACGGCACCTAGAATGGTACTTGCAGCAGCTGGGGTTGAGCATAAAGAACTTGTATCTATTGCTGAGCCACTTCTCTCTGATCTACCAAATGTCCCCCGTCCTGATGAACCTAAATCTGTCTATGTTGGAGGTGATTTTCGTCGTCATGGTGAATCAGGG GGTACACATGTTGCTCTTGCTTTTGAGGTGCCTGGTGGATGGCATAAAGAGAAAGATGCTATAGTTTTGACTGTTTTACAG ATGCTTATGGGAGGCGGTGGGTCATTTTCAGCAGGGGGCCCTGGAAAAGGGATGCACTCAAGGCTAT ATCTTCGTGTGCTGAACGAATATCAACAGATTCAATCCTTTTCTGCATTCAACAGCATCTTCAATAATACAGGATTGTTTGGCATATATGCAAGCACT AGCCCTGACTTTGCGCCAAAGGCTGTGGATATAGCAGCCAAAGAACTAATAGCAATTGCTTCCCCTGGACAAG TTACACAGGTGCAGCTTGACCGAGCCAAAAAATCCACAAAGTCTGCTGTTCTAATGAATCTGGAATCTAGA ATGATTGCGTCAGAGGATATTGGAAGGCAGATTTTGACTTATGGAGAAAG GAAGCCTTTGGAACAGTTCCTGAAGGCTGTAGATGAAATCACGTTGAACGATATCACCAAAATTTCTCAGAAGATTATTTCCTCACCTTTGACCATGGCATCATATGGGGATG TCCTTAGTGTGCCCAGTTACGAATCTGTAAACAGAAAGTTCCATGCAAAATGA